The following are encoded in a window of Bradyrhizobium guangdongense genomic DNA:
- a CDS encoding PIN domain-containing protein, translating to MLKLLIDTCVWLDMAKDYRHQPTLAALEQLIEAGEVSLILPQQSVVEFARNKERIIRDSAKSLSSHFKRVKDAVRQFGSPNGRDQVLSSLDDVDHRVAILGEAVQESVRQIEKLFSTVQAIDANQQIKLRSAQRALDKQAPFHRDKNSMGDAVLIETYRDVLSTGASDHEYAFVTHNKHDFSDMGVDERRPHPDLAELFVSENSTYALAVGEVLQQYAPERMEEVKWEFEYREEPRLLSEIVEAEHLLFRQVWYNRHWNLRIAIERGKHKLVTKEEWDKHPKRRNKMTIDTVWNGALAAAKRTEEEVGLENLGPWTDFEWGMINGKLSALRWVMGSEWDFLDT from the coding sequence ATGCTAAAACTTCTGATCGATACCTGCGTTTGGTTGGACATGGCTAAGGATTACCGCCATCAACCGACCCTTGCTGCCCTTGAGCAGCTGATCGAAGCAGGTGAAGTCTCACTCATTCTGCCACAGCAATCAGTCGTGGAGTTCGCGCGCAACAAAGAGCGGATCATCCGCGACAGCGCAAAAAGTCTTAGCTCGCATTTCAAGCGTGTGAAAGACGCAGTGAGACAATTCGGCTCCCCAAATGGCCGCGATCAAGTGTTGTCGAGCTTGGATGACGTGGACCATCGCGTCGCTATTCTTGGGGAGGCGGTCCAAGAGAGTGTCAGGCAGATTGAGAAGCTGTTTTCGACCGTGCAGGCAATCGACGCTAATCAGCAGATCAAACTAAGATCGGCTCAGCGCGCGTTGGACAAACAAGCACCCTTCCATCGAGACAAGAACAGCATGGGGGACGCCGTTCTGATTGAGACTTACCGCGACGTTCTCTCTACTGGCGCTTCCGACCACGAGTATGCTTTTGTCACGCATAACAAACACGATTTTTCGGATATGGGCGTTGACGAACGTCGGCCACACCCCGACCTTGCAGAATTGTTTGTATCTGAGAACTCGACCTATGCGCTGGCCGTCGGCGAAGTTCTCCAGCAGTACGCTCCTGAGCGCATGGAGGAAGTGAAGTGGGAGTTTGAATACCGCGAAGAGCCGCGCTTGCTGAGCGAAATTGTGGAAGCCGAGCACCTGCTGTTCCGGCAGGTCTGGTACAATCGTCACTGGAACCTGAGGATTGCTATCGAGCGCGGTAAGCATAAGCTCGTAACGAAGGAAGAGTGGGACAAACATCCGAAGCGGCGGAATAAGATGACCATAGACACTGTATGGAACGGCGCATTGGCTGCGGCCAAACGTACCGAGGAAGAGGTTGGCCTCGAAAATCTTGGGCCTTGGACAGACTTCGAGTGGGGGATGATAAACGGCAAACTCAGTGCGTTACGCTGGGTGATGGGAAGTGAATGGGATTTCCTTGATACTTAG
- a CDS encoding site-specific integrase has translation MRALMGLIKDRHGTYYAQQRVPKRLQEAVARVLKLDKPRLVFLKRSLGTKATKEANTRAKPVQMEFDRTLERAEALLAAKPVRKSLSAIEIRRMTEFYYASILQSDDLDRQRGLVRLSDQDRASLNRFEIDAHSSDEFDIGEILDLAQEAFANADVSHVRAEVADLLETFGISLDEVCADYRKLSLAVLQEQVRAYRDLQRRSRGEPVTTPMAGKVTHSSGQSGTLRDALEGWKKERQRPEGTEHEYSRAVEMFIQLHGNLSIQELRRSHARVFREALQLVPKIRRGKLLKASLPELSEHGRQHPTAARVSPGTVNKQLGAVQAIAGWGHHNGLVPDDVPWADPFSEMRLEEDQSDRAPFDARDLQTIFDAPLFTEGRVPEGGKGNAAIWLPLLALFAGARQAEYAGLRVSDIRVDDQTRAPLMWFTRDLKAGRRLKTKTSERVVPVHPQLVKVGFLGYVAKRRAAGEHAWLLPTVAPDQKGALRAWAKWWGRYLDNVGVTDTNKVFHSFRHGFQDALRQATPDEELRDALAGRSNGKSVSRRYGAKAMIERWGVKTLKQAIDKIEYPGLDLSRVKTIGMVEHARGTMKPRKNRTK, from the coding sequence ATGCGCGCGTTGATGGGACTGATTAAGGACAGACACGGCACGTACTACGCTCAGCAACGTGTGCCAAAGCGTCTTCAAGAGGCGGTCGCGCGCGTTCTGAAGCTTGATAAGCCGCGTCTCGTGTTTCTGAAAAGATCGCTGGGGACCAAGGCCACCAAGGAAGCGAACACACGCGCCAAACCGGTCCAAATGGAATTCGATCGGACGCTTGAACGCGCGGAAGCGCTGCTAGCGGCCAAGCCCGTTCGCAAGAGCCTGAGCGCCATCGAGATTAGGCGCATGACCGAGTTCTACTATGCCAGCATCCTGCAAAGCGACGACTTGGACCGGCAAAGAGGGCTAGTGCGGCTGAGCGACCAGGATCGTGCGTCTCTTAACCGTTTCGAGATCGACGCTCACTCGTCTGATGAGTTCGACATCGGTGAAATACTGGACCTCGCACAAGAGGCGTTCGCGAATGCTGACGTAAGCCACGTCAGAGCGGAGGTCGCAGATCTACTTGAGACGTTCGGCATCAGTTTGGACGAGGTCTGCGCCGATTACCGGAAGCTTTCTCTTGCCGTGCTTCAAGAGCAAGTGAGGGCCTATCGCGACCTCCAACGGCGTAGCCGGGGAGAGCCAGTCACGACGCCTATGGCTGGCAAAGTCACGCATTCATCAGGGCAAAGTGGCACGTTACGGGACGCCTTAGAAGGTTGGAAGAAGGAGCGTCAGCGGCCCGAAGGTACGGAGCATGAGTATAGTCGTGCTGTGGAGATGTTTATCCAGTTGCACGGGAACCTCTCGATACAGGAATTGCGGCGTTCACATGCGAGGGTGTTCCGCGAAGCGTTGCAGCTAGTCCCCAAAATCCGTAGAGGCAAGCTCCTTAAAGCATCTCTGCCCGAGTTGAGCGAACATGGGCGGCAGCATCCGACAGCCGCGAGGGTTAGCCCCGGCACCGTCAACAAGCAGTTGGGAGCGGTGCAAGCGATAGCAGGATGGGGGCATCACAACGGGCTTGTGCCTGATGATGTGCCTTGGGCAGACCCCTTCAGCGAAATGAGGCTTGAGGAGGATCAGTCAGACCGCGCGCCATTCGACGCTCGCGACCTTCAGACGATATTCGACGCGCCGCTATTCACAGAAGGCCGCGTGCCCGAAGGTGGCAAAGGCAATGCAGCCATTTGGCTTCCGCTGCTGGCACTGTTTGCGGGAGCGCGGCAAGCAGAATATGCGGGCCTTCGCGTCTCCGACATTCGAGTGGATGACCAAACGCGCGCACCACTCATGTGGTTTACTCGCGACCTGAAGGCGGGCCGACGATTGAAGACCAAAACGTCCGAGCGCGTTGTGCCAGTTCACCCTCAACTCGTGAAGGTCGGCTTCCTCGGCTACGTTGCAAAGCGCAGGGCGGCCGGGGAGCACGCTTGGCTGCTACCGACCGTTGCGCCCGACCAGAAAGGCGCGCTGAGAGCTTGGGCCAAATGGTGGGGGCGATACCTCGACAACGTTGGCGTGACCGACACGAACAAAGTTTTCCATAGCTTCCGCCATGGGTTTCAGGATGCGCTCCGGCAAGCGACGCCTGACGAAGAGTTGCGCGACGCCCTAGCTGGCCGCAGCAATGGGAAGTCAGTGAGCAGGAGGTATGGCGCAAAAGCCATGATTGAGCGTTGGGGCGTGAAGACGCTCAAACAGGCGATAGACAAGATTGAGTATCCCGGCCTTGACCTGTCGCGCGTGAAGACCATCGGCATGGTTGAGCATGCTCGCGGCACTATGAAGCCTCGAAAGAACCGCACGAAATGA
- a CDS encoding RluA family pseudouridine synthase codes for MESSGSAQRLEVVVEGDEGSARLDRVLAARLPELSRSRLKALILAGAVTLKAAEVRDPAYHVTPGDTIIIDVPEAAPAEPKGEDIALDIVFEDDDIIVINKPKGLVVHPAAGHETGTLVNALIAHCGTSLSGIGGVRRPGIVHRLDKDTTGLMVVAKNDLAHASLTAQFADHGRTGPMRRGYLAFAWGLPGRHRGTVDAPIDRHPHAREKMAVRQGGREAVTHWELLESFTGRDGKPVAALLACELETGRTHQIRVHLAHIDHPLMGDAIYGPHFKTKANQLGPESQAALAALGRQALHAYLLVLEHPRTGELLHWETGLPKDLLLLESSLKAAL; via the coding sequence ATGGAAAGCTCAGGTTCAGCGCAGCGGTTGGAAGTCGTGGTCGAAGGCGACGAGGGTTCGGCCCGGCTCGACCGCGTGCTGGCGGCGCGCCTTCCCGAGCTGTCGCGATCAAGGCTCAAAGCCCTGATTCTGGCGGGCGCCGTGACCCTGAAGGCCGCCGAGGTCCGCGACCCCGCTTATCACGTCACTCCAGGCGATACGATCATAATCGATGTTCCGGAGGCGGCCCCGGCGGAGCCCAAGGGCGAGGACATCGCGCTCGATATCGTGTTCGAGGACGACGACATCATCGTCATCAACAAGCCCAAAGGGCTGGTGGTACACCCCGCAGCCGGCCACGAGACCGGCACCCTCGTGAACGCCCTGATCGCCCATTGCGGCACCTCGCTGTCGGGCATCGGCGGGGTGCGCCGGCCCGGCATCGTACACCGGCTGGACAAGGACACGACCGGCCTGATGGTGGTGGCGAAGAACGATCTCGCGCACGCCTCGCTGACCGCCCAGTTCGCCGATCATGGCCGCACCGGTCCGATGCGGCGTGGCTATCTGGCATTCGCCTGGGGGCTGCCGGGGCGGCACCGCGGCACCGTCGATGCGCCGATCGACCGCCACCCCCATGCGCGGGAAAAAATGGCGGTGCGCCAGGGCGGCCGCGAGGCCGTGACGCATTGGGAGCTGCTTGAGAGTTTTACCGGCCGCGACGGCAAACCGGTCGCAGCCCTGCTCGCCTGCGAGCTCGAGACCGGCCGCACCCACCAGATCCGCGTCCACCTCGCCCATATCGACCATCCCCTGATGGGGGACGCTATCTATGGTCCCCATTTCAAGACCAAGGCGAACCAACTCGGTCCCGAGTCGCAGGCCGCTCTGGCCGCGCTCGGCCGGCAAGCCTTGCATGCCTATTTGCTGGTACTGGAGCACCCCAGGACCGGAGAACTTCTTCACTGGGAGACCGGTCTGCCGAAGGATTTGCTTCTCCTGGAAAGCAGCCTGAAAGCGGCGCTATGA
- the rpoH gene encoding RNA polymerase sigma factor RpoH encodes MARTAALPVLNGESGLSRYLAEIRKFPMLEPQQEYMLAKRWREHDDRDAAHQLVTSHLRLVAKIAMGYRGYGLPISEVVSEGNVGLMQAVKRFEPEKGFRLATYAMWWIKASIQEYILRSWSLVKMGTTANQKKLFFNLRKAKSKINALDEGDLRPDQVKIIAKRLGVTDQDVIDMNRRLGGDASLNAPIRDDGEAGEWQDWLVDNTPNQEAMMAEHEEYDHRRDALNGAMGVLNPRERRIFEARRLADEPMTLEDLAAEFGVSRERVRQIEVRAFEKVQSAVKGTIARQEQAALEAAH; translated from the coding sequence ATGGCCCGTACCGCTGCTTTGCCGGTCCTCAATGGAGAATCCGGCCTCTCTCGCTACCTCGCCGAGATCCGCAAGTTCCCGATGCTGGAACCCCAGCAGGAATACATGCTCGCCAAGCGTTGGCGCGAGCATGACGATCGCGACGCGGCACATCAACTCGTCACCAGCCATCTCCGGCTCGTCGCCAAGATCGCCATGGGCTATCGCGGCTACGGCTTGCCGATCTCCGAGGTCGTCTCGGAAGGCAACGTCGGCCTGATGCAGGCGGTGAAGCGTTTCGAGCCTGAAAAGGGCTTCCGTCTTGCCACCTATGCGATGTGGTGGATCAAGGCGTCGATTCAAGAGTACATCCTGCGTTCCTGGTCGCTCGTGAAGATGGGCACCACCGCGAACCAGAAGAAGCTGTTCTTCAACCTGCGCAAGGCGAAGAGCAAGATCAACGCGCTGGACGAGGGCGATCTCCGCCCCGACCAGGTCAAGATCATTGCCAAGCGCCTCGGCGTCACGGACCAGGACGTGATCGACATGAACCGCCGCCTCGGCGGTGATGCGTCGCTCAACGCGCCGATCCGCGACGACGGCGAAGCCGGCGAGTGGCAGGACTGGCTGGTCGACAATACGCCCAACCAGGAAGCCATGATGGCGGAGCACGAGGAGTACGATCATCGCCGTGACGCGCTGAACGGCGCCATGGGCGTGCTCAACCCGCGTGAACGCCGCATCTTCGAGGCCCGCCGCCTCGCCGATGAGCCGATGACGCTGGAAGACCTTGCCGCCGAATTCGGCGTATCGCGCGAGCGCGTCCGCCAGATCGAGGTTCGCGCCTTCGAGAAGGTGCAGTCCGCGGTCAAGGGCACGATCGCAAGGCAGGAACAGGCTGCGCTGGAAGCCGCGCACTAA
- a CDS encoding peptidoglycan recognition protein family protein, with the protein MISRLVAAVLAAVLIAPAAATDAGLARLARSSGTPDIPGLKMVWLAPWGDVRDAHPWRNIIVHQTEGRAGSARVGAREQSKNPTRRGVTVWVETDGTVYWAVAENLVPTHGDGANRHDNKYIDNSATYHQVVGDNSIGVEFAGNFPDVARGPTPAQVAAWKILVKILQARYDIPSARIYAHNWIDIKDERYCEGCWLATLARTWGK; encoded by the coding sequence ATGATATCTCGCCTTGTCGCGGCCGTTCTGGCCGCTGTTCTGATCGCTCCTGCCGCCGCCACCGATGCCGGGCTCGCAAGGCTCGCGCGCAGCTCCGGCACGCCCGACATCCCCGGCCTGAAGATGGTCTGGCTCGCGCCGTGGGGCGATGTCCGTGACGCCCATCCCTGGCGCAACATCATCGTGCACCAGACCGAGGGGCGGGCGGGCTCGGCGCGCGTCGGCGCGCGAGAGCAGTCGAAGAATCCGACCCGGCGCGGCGTCACGGTCTGGGTCGAGACCGACGGCACGGTCTATTGGGCGGTCGCGGAGAATCTGGTCCCGACGCATGGCGACGGTGCCAACCGTCACGATAACAAGTACATCGACAACAGTGCGACCTATCACCAGGTGGTGGGCGACAATTCGATCGGCGTCGAGTTCGCCGGCAACTTCCCGGATGTCGCAAGGGGGCCGACCCCGGCCCAGGTCGCGGCCTGGAAGATCCTCGTCAAGATTCTGCAGGCGCGCTACGACATTCCGTCCGCCCGCATCTACGCGCACAACTGGATCGACATCAAGGACGAGCGCTATTGCGAAGGCTGCTGGCTCGCCACGCTGGCGCGGACATGGGGGAAGTGA
- a CDS encoding GGDEF domain-containing protein: MLSVPTLWTVFIINFLALGLIWAYVARSYPKFAAARFWMASAFVGAGGAMTALIRLLVDSPVPTAAGAVGIITACCLAAMGIQRFYDQPVSWRLMVATTASSFAGIVAFLFVSDHMLLRMLSYTLGQAVPLVVALPLLLSPPEGRVSPGARLSGTVILAIIAMFVLRTAGNLFGYDFSARGAGQVHGFLVLGLLFLSMTLNFGFLLMAMDRLRNEVADLALLDDLTGVANRRHLLQRLSEECARSERSGEPFSLLVIDLDGFKTINDTHGHAAGDACLQHFTLMAQTRLRPGDMLARTGGDEFCVVLPSSSLREGALIARRIIEVCRQDAAACSGNDIPIAISIGVAEWDRGIGQFPDKLIAHADHALYAAKKNGKNDFAVYDPAPPLSPEPIEPARKFA; this comes from the coding sequence ATGTTGAGCGTGCCGACACTCTGGACCGTGTTCATCATCAACTTTCTCGCGCTCGGCCTGATCTGGGCTTATGTGGCGCGCTCCTATCCCAAATTCGCGGCGGCGCGATTCTGGATGGCATCAGCGTTTGTAGGCGCCGGCGGCGCGATGACCGCGCTGATCCGTCTGCTCGTCGATTCCCCCGTGCCGACCGCGGCCGGCGCTGTCGGCATCATTACGGCGTGCTGCCTGGCCGCCATGGGCATCCAGCGCTTCTACGACCAGCCGGTGTCGTGGCGCCTCATGGTCGCGACGACCGCGTCGAGCTTCGCCGGCATCGTGGCGTTCCTGTTCGTCTCCGATCACATGCTGCTGCGCATGTTGAGTTATACGCTCGGGCAGGCCGTCCCGCTGGTGGTGGCGCTGCCCCTGTTGCTGTCGCCGCCCGAAGGCCGCGTCAGTCCGGGGGCGCGGCTATCAGGCACCGTCATCCTCGCCATTATCGCCATGTTCGTGCTGCGCACGGCGGGCAATCTGTTCGGCTACGACTTCTCGGCGCGGGGCGCGGGTCAGGTCCATGGCTTCCTGGTGCTCGGACTGTTGTTCCTGTCCATGACGCTCAATTTCGGCTTCCTGCTGATGGCGATGGATCGCCTGCGCAACGAGGTCGCCGACCTCGCGCTGCTCGACGATCTCACGGGCGTCGCCAATCGCCGCCACCTGTTGCAGCGGCTGTCGGAGGAATGCGCCCGCTCGGAGCGCAGCGGTGAGCCGTTCTCGCTGCTGGTGATCGACCTCGACGGCTTCAAGACCATCAACGACACCCATGGCCACGCCGCGGGCGATGCCTGCCTGCAGCACTTCACCCTGATGGCACAGACGCGCCTGCGGCCGGGCGACATGCTCGCCCGGACCGGCGGCGACGAGTTCTGCGTCGTGCTGCCATCCTCATCCTTGCGCGAAGGCGCGCTGATCGCCCGCCGCATTATCGAGGTCTGTCGCCAGGACGCCGCCGCCTGCTCCGGCAACGACATCCCGATCGCGATCTCGATCGGCGTTGCGGAATGGGATCGGGGCATCGGCCAATTCCCCGACAAGCTGATCGCCCACGCCGACCACGCCCTTTATGCCGCCAAGAAGAACGGCAAGAACGATTTCGCCGTCTACGATCCGGCCCCGCCCCTGTCGCCCGAGCCGATCGAACCCGCGCGCAAATTCGCGTAG
- a CDS encoding LysE family translocator, with translation MSWSFLLTSLIVVASPGTGVLYTLAAALTRGSRASVAAAFGCTLGIVPHMCAAMLGLAAVLHTSALAFAALKWCGVAYLLYMSWQALRESGALAVEADFKERSSARVIVTGFLINILNPKLSIFFLAFLPQFIAADEAHVLARMMELSGAFMAMTFAVFVVYGLCAASVRERVISRPGVMAWLRRSFATGFALLGAKLAFAER, from the coding sequence ATGTCCTGGTCCTTCCTGCTCACCTCGCTGATCGTCGTTGCCTCACCGGGTACCGGCGTTCTCTATACCCTGGCCGCCGCATTGACGCGGGGCTCGCGCGCCAGTGTCGCGGCGGCCTTCGGCTGCACGCTGGGAATCGTGCCGCACATGTGTGCTGCGATGCTCGGGCTTGCCGCCGTGCTCCACACCAGCGCGCTCGCCTTCGCCGCGCTGAAATGGTGCGGCGTGGCCTATCTGCTCTATATGTCCTGGCAGGCGCTGCGCGAGAGCGGGGCGCTCGCGGTCGAGGCTGATTTCAAGGAGCGCTCGAGCGCCCGTGTCATCGTCACCGGCTTCCTGATCAACATCCTCAACCCGAAGCTCTCGATCTTCTTCCTCGCCTTTCTGCCGCAGTTCATCGCGGCGGACGAGGCGCATGTGCTGGCGCGGATGATGGAGCTGAGCGGCGCCTTCATGGCGATGACCTTTGCGGTGTTCGTCGTCTACGGCCTCTGCGCGGCGTCGGTGCGGGAGCGCGTCATCTCCCGCCCCGGTGTGATGGCCTGGCTGCGCCGCTCCTTTGCCACCGGCTTTGCCCTGCTAGGCGCCAAGCTCGCCTTCGCCGAGCGCTAG
- a CDS encoding response regulator: MGQSKPFTATALIVEDDLMQREMLCLLLEESGYEVIQCESAEAAERVLEKNAGALCLMLTDVQLAGQMSGVELAHVAKDRNPKLDVVVTSGRPLMQPLPAGAKFWAKPWAPLDVLREAEIAQLN; encoded by the coding sequence ATGGGACAATCAAAGCCATTCACGGCGACGGCACTCATCGTTGAGGACGACCTCATGCAGCGGGAGATGCTGTGTCTCCTCCTTGAGGAAAGTGGCTATGAGGTGATCCAGTGCGAAAGCGCGGAGGCCGCCGAGCGCGTGCTGGAGAAGAATGCCGGCGCGCTCTGCCTGATGCTGACCGACGTCCAGCTCGCCGGGCAGATGAGCGGTGTCGAGCTTGCGCACGTCGCCAAGGATCGCAACCCGAAGCTCGACGTCGTCGTGACCTCCGGCCGCCCCCTGATGCAGCCCTTGCCCGCCGGCGCAAAGTTCTGGGCCAAGCCATGGGCGCCGCTCGACGTATTGCGGGAAGCCGAGATCGCCCAGCTGAACTGA
- a CDS encoding SDR family NAD(P)-dependent oxidoreductase gives MTAIRGAAAITGAASGIGRALAIELAERGCDLALADRDEAGLKSLAAEIGTQRKISVHRVDVGEPTEIAQFARESVAAHPALNILVNNAGVALMGTFEEIDQAQMDWLFDINFWGVVHGTRAFLPHLKTRSEAHIVNLSSIFGIIAPPGQSAYAAAKFAVRGFSESVRHELAAAGSPVKLSVVHPGGVATSIARASRTGVGVTDNARRAQMIDRFEAAAKTTPKEAALRIIRGIEKNEPRILIGNDARFMDILQRFRPGTYWAPLQRRIEKMAKGT, from the coding sequence ATGACGGCGATTCGCGGCGCGGCCGCTATCACGGGAGCGGCGAGCGGCATCGGTCGTGCGCTTGCAATCGAGCTTGCAGAGCGCGGCTGCGATCTCGCGCTCGCCGATCGCGACGAAGCGGGATTGAAATCGCTCGCCGCCGAGATCGGCACGCAACGCAAGATCAGCGTGCATCGCGTCGACGTCGGCGAGCCCACCGAGATCGCGCAATTCGCGCGCGAGTCGGTCGCGGCGCATCCCGCGCTCAACATCCTCGTCAACAATGCCGGCGTGGCGCTGATGGGGACATTCGAGGAGATCGACCAGGCGCAGATGGACTGGCTGTTCGACATCAATTTCTGGGGCGTGGTGCACGGCACGCGCGCCTTCCTGCCGCACCTGAAGACGCGGAGCGAGGCGCATATCGTCAACCTCTCCTCGATCTTCGGCATCATCGCGCCGCCGGGACAATCGGCCTATGCGGCGGCCAAGTTCGCGGTGCGCGGCTTTTCCGAGAGCGTGCGCCACGAGCTCGCGGCCGCGGGCAGCCCGGTCAAGCTGTCGGTGGTGCATCCCGGCGGCGTCGCCACCAGCATCGCGCGCGCCTCGCGCACCGGCGTTGGCGTCACCGACAATGCGCGCCGCGCGCAGATGATCGACCGGTTCGAGGCTGCGGCGAAGACCACGCCGAAAGAGGCCGCGCTGCGCATCATCAGGGGCATTGAGAAAAACGAGCCGCGCATCCTGATCGGCAACGACGCAAGGTTCATGGACATCCTGCAGCGCTTCCGCCCGGGGACGTATTGGGCGCCGTTGCAGCGGCGGATCGAGAAGATGGCGAAGGGGACGTGA
- a CDS encoding lytic murein transglycosylase, which translates to MLRSLFAAAVIITLAGGSAEAARCGGDFNGFIASMTAEAQAAGVSAAVTSAAFSGITPDGAVLAFDRRQRYTFNKTFEQYVSTRVGAGRINGGRALLQRHAALLSRIEQQYGVPRQILVAIWGLESDFGKGDMGKLPVIRTLATLAHDCRRTELFQGELLAALKIVQRGDLPLRDLIGAYAGEIGQTQFLPSSYIKYGVDFDGDGHVDLRHSVPDVLASTANLLHSNGFKMGQPYGEGSANFEAMREWNRAVIYRKTIGYFGDRLVGQ; encoded by the coding sequence ATGTTGAGATCGCTGTTCGCCGCCGCCGTCATCATCACGCTGGCCGGCGGGTCGGCCGAGGCCGCCCGTTGCGGCGGCGACTTCAACGGCTTCATCGCCTCCATGACGGCGGAAGCGCAGGCCGCGGGCGTCTCGGCCGCCGTGACCAGCGCGGCGTTCAGCGGCATCACCCCTGACGGGGCCGTGCTCGCCTTCGACCGACGCCAGCGCTACACCTTCAACAAGACGTTCGAGCAGTACGTCTCGACCCGCGTCGGCGCCGGGCGCATCAATGGCGGGCGCGCGCTGCTGCAGCGTCATGCCGCGCTGCTCTCGCGCATCGAGCAGCAGTACGGCGTGCCCCGGCAGATCCTGGTCGCGATCTGGGGCCTGGAGAGCGATTTCGGCAAGGGCGACATGGGCAAGCTGCCGGTGATCCGCACGCTGGCGACGCTCGCGCATGACTGCCGCCGCACCGAGCTGTTCCAGGGCGAGCTGCTCGCCGCGCTCAAGATCGTGCAGCGCGGCGACCTGCCGCTGCGCGACCTGATCGGCGCCTATGCCGGCGAGATCGGCCAGACCCAGTTCCTGCCGTCGTCCTACATCAAGTACGGTGTCGACTTCGACGGCGACGGCCATGTCGACCTCCGCCACAGCGTCCCCGACGTGCTCGCCTCGACCGCGAACCTGTTGCACTCGAACGGTTTCAAGATGGGCCAGCCCTATGGCGAAGGCTCAGCCAATTTCGAAGCAATGCGCGAATGGAACAGGGCGGTGATCTACCGCAAGACCATCGGCTATTTTGGGGACCGGCTGGTGGGGCAGTAG
- a CDS encoding DUF305 domain-containing protein, protein MSYTRFFAMIAVSTVVMFVLMYFNTYALEHVRFSETRVYMALLMGAAMAIIMLSFMLGMYKSRGLNAAILAVALLVFGASLWLVRSQQTIGDVAYMEAMIPHHSIAIMTSERAHIKDPEVRKLADGIIDAQVREIVEMKRDISRLEANPPSANASDLPSYRERGEKPPPAETDETAGIDTTKVPR, encoded by the coding sequence ATGTCCTACACGCGCTTTTTCGCAATGATTGCGGTCTCGACCGTCGTGATGTTCGTGTTGATGTACTTCAACACCTACGCCCTGGAACACGTGCGCTTCAGTGAGACCCGGGTCTATATGGCCCTGCTCATGGGAGCGGCGATGGCGATAATCATGCTCAGCTTCATGCTCGGCATGTACAAAAGCCGCGGGCTGAATGCCGCAATTCTCGCTGTCGCTCTCCTTGTATTCGGGGCTTCGCTGTGGCTCGTGCGCAGCCAGCAAACGATTGGCGACGTCGCCTATATGGAAGCCATGATCCCCCACCACTCGATAGCGATCATGACGAGCGAGCGGGCGCACATCAAAGACCCGGAAGTGCGGAAACTTGCCGACGGGATCATAGATGCCCAGGTGCGCGAGATCGTCGAAATGAAGCGCGACATTTCCCGACTGGAAGCCAACCCACCATCAGCAAATGCGTCGGATTTGCCATCTTACCGTGAGCGCGGCGAGAAACCTCCTCCCGCGGAGACCGATGAGACCGCCGGGATCGACACGACCAAAGTCCCACGCTGA